The Pectobacterium parmentieri genome segment CAGCGTAGACTGCCGCCGTTTCTTTTTCACTATATTGACGGCGGGGCGTACAACGAGCACACGCTCAGGCGCAATACCGCCGATCTGGCGGATATCGCGCTGCGTCAGCGCATCCTGAAAAATATGTCTGACCTGAGTCTGGAGACGCAGTTGTTCGGTGAAAAGCTGGCGATGCCGGTGGTGCTGGCTCCCGTTGGCCTGACCGGGATGTATGCCAGACGTGGCGAAGTGCAGGCTGCTCGTGCGGCTGCACAGAAAGGGATTCCGTTTACCTTATCCACTGTTTCAGTCTGCCCGATTGAGGAAGTTGCACCCGCTATCGATCGCCCGATGTGGTTCCAGCTCTACGTGTTAAAAGATCGCGGCTTTATGCGTAATGCGCTGGAACGTGCACAGGCGGCGGGGGTGAAGACGCTGGTATTTACCGTAGATATGCCGACGCCGGGGGCGCGCTATCGCGATGCGCATTCTGGCATGAGTGGGCCGAATGCGGCGGCGCGGCGTATGTTACAGGCCGTGACTCATCCACACTGGGCGTGGGATGTTGGTCTTAACGGTAAGCCGCACGATTTGGGGAATGTTTCTGTCTATCGCGGCACGCCGACGACGCTTGAAAACTACATCGGCTGGCTGGCGGAGAATTTCGATCCTTCTATTTCGTGGCAGGACTTGGCGTGGATCCGTGAGCTGTGGAAAGGGCCGATGATCATTAAAGGTATCCTCGACCCGGAAGATGCCAAAGAGGCGGTGAGGTTCGGCGCAGACGGGATTGTGGTTTCCAATCATGGTGGTCGTCAGTTGGACGGCGTGCTGTCGACGGCACGTGCGCTGCCAGCAATAGCCGATGCGGTAAAAGGCGATATCACCATTCTGGCGGATTCCGGTATTCGTACCGGGCTAGATGTGGTGCGCATGATTGCGCTGGGTGCGGATGGCGTGATGCTCGGGCGTGCGTTTGTCTACGCACTGGCGGCGGCAGGTGAAGCGGGCGTGGTTAACCTGCTGAACCTGATCGAAAAAGAGATGCGTGTGGCGATGACGCTCACGGGTGCCAAATCTATTGCCGACATTACCGCAGATTCTCTGGTGCAGGCGACCCTACGGCGATTGGATGGCCTGTAAGCACAAATCAGGCGGCGAGAGCGATCCTCTCGCTGTGTTTCCTGATGGTTTTTGAACCTTCCCCTAAACGTTGATAACCTTTACGCGATAAGACCGCATCGGGGATCAGTGAATGGGTGGACGAATCATCGCCGTGGTGGATTACGATCCACTGTGGGCGACGAATTACGCAACGGCGGCAAAGGCGCTAGCGCAGGCACTCGGCGAGGTTGCGGTGAGAGTACATCATATCGGCAGCACGGCCGTGCCGGGGTTACCTGCTAAAGCGGTGATTGATATGCTGCTTGAGGTGGTTTCGCTGTCCGATCTGGATCGGTTAGATCACGTCATGGTCGATTTGGGCTATCGTCCGCGCGGCGAAAATGGCATGGCGGGACGTCGTTACTACACCAAGGGTGGCGACGCGCGTACTCATCATCTTCACGCTTTTGTGGTGGGTGACGCGCACATTCAGCGGCATCTGGCTTTTCGTGATTATCTGCGGGCCAATCCTGCCGTGTGTGCGGAATACGCGGCAATAAAGCGCGCCGCCGCACTGGCATGTGACAACGATGCCGCGGTGTATAGTCAGTTAAAAAATGACTTTATCGGTATACATGACGTGAGCATATAGCTATTTCCTCAGCGTTATGCGCTTTTTCCTGTATTGCAAACGCCCCACTTCGTTCTATATTTCGGGGGTAGATTGAACGAAGGGGAAATCGTTGTGAATATTAAAGGGCTTACGAAGGGATTCTTCATCCTGATCCTATTTGCCGTCACGCTGGCGTTTTTTGACATACTCGCGCCGTATTATTCTGCCATTTTATGGGCGGCAGTATTGGCTATTATCTTCCATCCGCTGAAAAGCAAGATTCGGCAAAAACTGAATGACCGCAACGGCATTGCCTCGCTGTTGACTGTCCTGATTATCTTCCTGATCGTCTTCATTCCATTGGGGATCATTGTTTCTTCGCTGGTGGTGGAAATTAACGGGGTTTACACCCGATTGCAGGACAGTAATACGCAATTCCCTGTTGTTCTGGCGGAGCTGT includes the following:
- the lldD gene encoding FMN-dependent L-lactate dehydrogenase LldD → MIISASTDYRAAAQRRLPPFLFHYIDGGAYNEHTLRRNTADLADIALRQRILKNMSDLSLETQLFGEKLAMPVVLAPVGLTGMYARRGEVQAARAAAQKGIPFTLSTVSVCPIEEVAPAIDRPMWFQLYVLKDRGFMRNALERAQAAGVKTLVFTVDMPTPGARYRDAHSGMSGPNAAARRMLQAVTHPHWAWDVGLNGKPHDLGNVSVYRGTPTTLENYIGWLAENFDPSISWQDLAWIRELWKGPMIIKGILDPEDAKEAVRFGADGIVVSNHGGRQLDGVLSTARALPAIADAVKGDITILADSGIRTGLDVVRMIALGADGVMLGRAFVYALAAAGEAGVVNLLNLIEKEMRVAMTLTGAKSIADITADSLVQATLRRLDGL
- a CDS encoding GrpB family protein, whose product is MGGRIIAVVDYDPLWATNYATAAKALAQALGEVAVRVHHIGSTAVPGLPAKAVIDMLLEVVSLSDLDRLDHVMVDLGYRPRGENGMAGRRYYTKGGDARTHHLHAFVVGDAHIQRHLAFRDYLRANPAVCAEYAAIKRAAALACDNDAAVYSQLKNDFIGIHDVSI